The following proteins come from a genomic window of Phnomibacter ginsenosidimutans:
- a CDS encoding ABC transporter ATP-binding protein: protein MNILEVNHLVKHFASQKAVDDISFSIAPGSIFGLLGPNGAGKTTLIRMITGIFFPDAGSISFDGRKFQPEEDIAQIGYMPEERGLYKKMKIGEQALYLAQLRGMSRADAMAAIKDWFVRLEMESWWNKKVEDLSKGMSQKLQFVTTVLHRPKLIILDEPFSGLDPVNANLIKDEIFRLAQEGATIIFSTHRMEQVEEICKQIVLVNKGKKVLDGTVDQVKQDFKEHLFAVGAAADAGQWQTPLFNVIGQKDQKAIIKLQDGVSNNEVLQYLIQQGVSIQSFNEILPSLNDIFIKIVEGTPTARKFDASL from the coding sequence ATGAATATCCTTGAGGTCAATCACCTGGTGAAGCATTTTGCTTCGCAAAAAGCCGTCGACGACATTTCTTTCTCCATTGCACCGGGTAGCATCTTTGGTTTGCTCGGGCCCAACGGCGCCGGCAAAACCACGCTCATCCGTATGATTACGGGCATCTTTTTTCCCGACGCTGGCAGCATCAGTTTTGATGGCCGCAAGTTTCAGCCGGAAGAAGATATTGCTCAGATTGGTTACATGCCCGAAGAAAGGGGCTTGTACAAAAAAATGAAAATTGGTGAGCAGGCACTGTACCTGGCACAGCTGCGGGGCATGAGCCGGGCCGATGCCATGGCTGCTATTAAAGACTGGTTTGTACGCCTCGAAATGGAAAGCTGGTGGAACAAAAAAGTAGAAGACCTGAGTAAGGGCATGAGCCAAAAACTACAGTTTGTAACTACTGTGTTGCACCGTCCAAAACTCATCATTCTCGATGAACCTTTCAGCGGTCTCGATCCGGTGAATGCCAACCTTATCAAAGACGAAATATTCCGTTTGGCACAGGAAGGCGCCACCATCATTTTTTCTACGCACCGCATGGAGCAGGTAGAAGAAATATGCAAGCAAATAGTGCTGGTAAACAAAGGCAAAAAGGTGCTGGACGGTACTGTGGATCAGGTAAAGCAAGACTTTAAAGAACATCTGTTTGCTGTAGGTGCTGCTGCCGATGCTGGGCAATGGCAAACGCCTCTCTTTAATGTCATTGGGCAAAAAGACCAGAAAGCCATCATCAAACTGCAAGACGGTGTGAGCAACAACGAAGTGTTGCAATACCTCATTCAGCAGGGTGTTTCTATTCAATCCTTCAATGAAATTCTGCCTTCCCTCAACGACATCTTCATCAAAATTGTAGAAGGCACACCCACTGCCCGCAAGTTTGATGCATCGTTGTAA
- a CDS encoding 5'-nucleotidase C-terminal domain-containing protein — MTDAFLSESKKVFQQPVDIALMNFGGIRTPAMQKGNITVGTIYELMPFDNLMVLVTMSGTELQQLLNHVAGRGGWPISGGSYNIQNKQAVDVRIADAALQPNKQYTVALSDYVANGGDDCSMLTKLKQINKGYLQRDALIDYVKSLTAAGKKLDIPAGKRVNIL, encoded by the coding sequence ATGACCGATGCTTTTTTGAGTGAATCAAAAAAAGTATTTCAACAGCCCGTAGACATTGCCTTGATGAACTTTGGTGGCATTCGTACACCTGCCATGCAAAAGGGCAACATTACCGTGGGCACTATTTACGAACTAATGCCCTTTGATAACCTGATGGTATTGGTGACTATGAGTGGGACAGAATTGCAGCAGTTGCTCAATCATGTAGCTGGCCGTGGTGGGTGGCCCATTAGTGGCGGCAGCTACAACATTCAAAACAAACAAGCAGTGGATGTTCGCATTGCCGATGCAGCATTGCAACCCAACAAACAATACACCGTAGCACTCAGCGATTATGTAGCCAATGGTGGCGATGATTGCAGTATGCTTACCAAATTGAAACAAATCAACAAAGGCTATTTGCAACGCGACGCGTTGATTGATTATGTAAAAAGCCTGACAGCCGCCGGCAAAAAGCTGGACATTCCTGCAGGCAAGCGTGTCAACATTCTCTAA
- a CDS encoding ABC transporter permease, whose protein sequence is MAYKVGYGAGFLIYITLFLYGAMVMRGVMEEKTNRIAEVVVSSVKPKQLMLGKIIGIGAVGVTQFVLWVLLIVGLTSLIGLFVPAEVMEQVNAMNNGVPGAGMAVQANQTAIAFAEAKHTLSSVNWWFIVGCFLFYFVFGYLFYAALFAAVGSAVNEDPQDAQSLMMPITMPIIFSIVIMMNAVTRPESALATWASIIPFSSPIVMMARLPFGVPGTVPYWQLALSMVSLVLGFLGTTWLSAKIYRTGILMYGKKVTLKEMWKWAFRKD, encoded by the coding sequence ATGGCGTATAAAGTGGGATATGGCGCAGGCTTTCTTATTTACATTACGTTGTTTTTGTACGGCGCCATGGTAATGCGTGGTGTGATGGAAGAAAAAACCAACCGCATAGCCGAAGTAGTGGTGAGCAGCGTAAAGCCAAAGCAGTTAATGCTGGGGAAAATCATTGGCATTGGTGCGGTGGGTGTTACGCAGTTTGTGCTGTGGGTGTTGCTTATTGTGGGCCTCACTTCTCTCATTGGGCTGTTTGTACCCGCTGAAGTAATGGAGCAGGTGAATGCCATGAACAATGGCGTACCCGGTGCGGGCATGGCTGTTCAGGCTAATCAGACTGCCATTGCTTTTGCTGAAGCTAAGCATACATTGAGCAGCGTTAACTGGTGGTTCATTGTAGGTTGTTTCTTGTTCTACTTTGTATTTGGCTACCTGTTTTATGCAGCGTTGTTTGCGGCCGTAGGTAGTGCAGTAAATGAAGATCCGCAGGATGCACAAAGCCTGATGATGCCCATTACCATGCCCATCATTTTCAGTATTGTCATTATGATGAATGCGGTGACACGTCCCGAAAGTGCCTTGGCTACCTGGGCCAGTATCATTCCGTTTAGCTCACCCATTGTAATGATGGCCCGGCTGCCCTTTGGCGTACCGGGTACTGTGCCTTACTGGCAACTGGCGTTGAGCATGGTATCGCTGGTGTTGGGCTTTTTGGGTACTACCTGGCTGAGTGCCAAAATTTACCGAACAGGCATTTTGATGTACGGAAAAAAAGTAACACTGAAAGAAATGTGGAAATGGGCTTTTAGAAAGGACTAA
- a CDS encoding DUF3127 domain-containing protein — MSYELTGKIAAIYPVMQRSETFKTREFVVEKTEDIGSRTITNYIKFQCVQDKTALLDKFKNGEEVKVHFNIKGTKWVKDGRENYITNLDAWRIEGFVPSGAQGSAPEQFIDPPTPDMGADDLPF, encoded by the coding sequence ATGTCTTACGAACTGACTGGCAAAATTGCCGCCATTTATCCTGTAATGCAGCGCAGCGAAACTTTCAAAACCCGTGAATTTGTGGTGGAGAAGACAGAAGATATTGGCAGCAGAACCATCACCAACTACATTAAGTTTCAGTGTGTGCAGGACAAAACCGCCCTGCTCGATAAATTTAAAAACGGGGAAGAAGTAAAAGTGCATTTCAACATCAAGGGTACCAAGTGGGTGAAAGATGGTCGTGAAAACTACATCACCAACCTCGATGCCTGGCGTATTGAAGGCTTTGTGCCATCTGGCGCACAAGGTTCGGCTCCCGAACAGTTCATTGATCCGCCCACACCAGACATGGGTGCCGACGATTTGCCGTTCTAA
- a CDS encoding bifunctional metallophosphatase/5'-nucleotidase, with product MNRRHFLTQSTLAAGSLLLPNWSMAEDNAAQQLVILHTNDVHSRIDPFPMDGGRNQGLGGVASRAAVINEIRSQHEHVLLLDAGDIFQGTPYFNLYKGEPEIKAMAAMQYDACTMGNHDFDAGLDNFATQLQHAAFPVLVSNYDFSGTAMEYKALPYKIFKKGRLKIGVFGVGIELEGLVPENLYGKTIYQDPIVKANETADLLKRKEKCDMIICLSHLGYQYKGSNKVSDKILAAETQYIDLIIGGHTHTFMAEPELVKNKQGSEVLINQVGFGGLILGRLDYVFSATNKKKFFGSKSISIAKKTDI from the coding sequence ATGAATAGAAGACATTTTCTGACACAATCGACGCTGGCTGCCGGTAGCCTGCTGCTGCCCAACTGGAGCATGGCCGAAGACAACGCCGCACAACAGCTGGTTATTTTACATACCAATGATGTGCACAGCCGCATCGATCCTTTTCCGATGGATGGTGGCCGCAACCAGGGATTGGGTGGCGTGGCCAGTCGTGCTGCTGTGATTAATGAAATACGCAGCCAGCACGAACATGTGTTGCTGCTCGATGCCGGCGATATTTTTCAGGGTACCCCATACTTCAACCTGTACAAGGGCGAACCCGAAATAAAAGCCATGGCCGCCATGCAATACGATGCCTGCACCATGGGCAACCACGACTTTGATGCCGGCCTCGATAATTTTGCCACGCAATTGCAGCATGCTGCTTTTCCGGTGCTCGTCAGCAACTACGATTTCAGCGGTACCGCCATGGAATACAAGGCGCTGCCTTATAAAATATTCAAGAAAGGAAGATTGAAAATTGGTGTATTTGGCGTAGGCATTGAGCTGGAAGGATTGGTGCCGGAAAATTTGTACGGCAAAACCATTTACCAGGACCCGATTGTAAAAGCCAATGAAACTGCGGATTTGCTGAAGCGCAAAGAAAAATGTGACATGATCATTTGCCTCAGCCACCTGGGCTATCAATACAAAGGCAGCAACAAGGTGAGTGATAAAATACTGGCAGCCGAAACACAGTATATCGACCTGATAATAGGCGGACATACACATACGTTTATGGCTGAACCTGAGCTGGTAAAAAACAAACAAGGCAGCGAAGTACTCATCAATCAGGTGGGTTTCGGGGGCCTTATTTTGGGTCGGTTAGATTATGTCTTTTCTGCCACAAATAAGAAAAAATTTTTTGGGAGCAAATCCATTTCCATTGCGAAAAAAACTGACATCTAA
- a CDS encoding glycoside hydrolase family 18 protein: MLAALLAIHCSHAQPAKPYDIIGYYSGDGKSLSAYPIEKLTQLIFSFLHLKGNELAFDNEQRKQDLLEIVALKNKRNPSMKVLISLGGWGGCATCSPVFATAENRQAFANSVLQILQTTQTDGIDLDWEYPTIPGPPGHPYSADDKANFTDLIQRLRTTMGDKYELSFAAGGFDTFIAQSVDWAAVTPLVNRINLMTYDLINGYSKVTGHHTALYSRPSQKESTDNCVQQLLKLGVPANKLVIGAAFYSRVWANVAATNNGLDQSGQHTAGVSYKHFQEKLTPAQGFTAYWDDTAKATHFYNAEKQLFATTDDPQSIKAKVAYMKKYGLGGIMFWELREDAPVNGLLSVMEAAVKE, from the coding sequence ATGTTGGCGGCTCTTTTGGCCATCCATTGCAGCCACGCACAACCTGCCAAACCTTACGATATCATTGGCTACTACAGTGGCGATGGCAAATCCTTGTCAGCATATCCCATTGAAAAACTAACACAGCTCATTTTCAGTTTTTTGCACCTCAAAGGCAATGAACTGGCGTTCGACAATGAACAACGCAAGCAAGACTTGCTGGAAATTGTTGCCCTCAAAAACAAACGCAACCCTTCCATGAAAGTGTTGATTTCACTGGGCGGATGGGGCGGTTGTGCTACCTGCTCGCCTGTGTTTGCAACGGCAGAAAACCGGCAGGCATTTGCCAACTCGGTATTGCAGATTTTGCAAACCACACAAACAGATGGCATTGATTTGGATTGGGAATATCCCACCATTCCCGGCCCGCCCGGCCATCCGTACAGCGCCGATGACAAAGCAAATTTTACCGACCTCATTCAACGTTTGCGGACAACGATGGGCGACAAATACGAACTGAGTTTTGCAGCGGGAGGCTTCGATACATTCATTGCGCAATCGGTAGATTGGGCTGCAGTTACTCCGCTCGTCAACCGCATCAACTTGATGACGTATGATCTCATAAACGGCTATAGCAAAGTCACCGGCCATCACACGGCGTTGTATAGCCGGCCATCGCAAAAAGAATCGACCGACAACTGCGTACAGCAATTACTGAAGCTGGGCGTACCAGCAAACAAGCTGGTGATTGGCGCTGCTTTTTACAGCCGGGTGTGGGCCAATGTTGCCGCCACCAACAATGGTCTCGACCAAAGCGGACAACATACTGCCGGTGTTTCTTATAAGCATTTTCAGGAGAAACTGACACCGGCACAAGGCTTCACTGCGTATTGGGACGATACAGCAAAAGCCACGCATTTTTACAATGCCGAAAAACAACTCTTTGCCACCACCGACGATCCTCAATCCATAAAAGCGAAAGTGGCTTACATGAAAAAATATGGATTGGGCGGCATCATGTTTTGGGAGCTACGAGAAGATGCGCCGGTGAATGGTTTGCTATCTGTAATGGAAGCCGCCGTAAAAGAATAA
- a CDS encoding NAD-dependent epimerase/dehydratase family protein translates to MIVALLGATGLTGQLTLERLLQHDAVTSVIVFGRRTSPVTHHKLQQLQLQALPDTLPAVDAFICCIGTTIKKAGSKAAFIEVDRTLPVQLATQLHARGCSCMAVVSSMSASPTSPFFYTRVKGDMEEDLKQIGFTSLHILRPSIIDGPRQENRPMEKFGLAFTKLMHPLMLGSLQHYKAIKATTIADGLLHTVLQHRPGQFTYLSADIPKIS, encoded by the coding sequence ATGATTGTAGCGTTATTGGGCGCCACCGGTCTTACCGGGCAGCTAACTCTCGAACGGTTGCTGCAACACGATGCTGTTACGTCAGTTATCGTGTTTGGCAGAAGAACATCGCCTGTAACGCACCACAAATTGCAGCAATTACAACTGCAAGCACTACCAGATACTTTGCCAGCTGTTGATGCCTTCATCTGCTGCATTGGTACCACCATTAAAAAAGCCGGCAGCAAAGCCGCTTTTATTGAAGTGGACAGAACCTTGCCTGTACAACTGGCTACACAACTGCATGCCCGTGGTTGTAGCTGTATGGCGGTGGTTTCTTCCATGTCGGCCTCTCCTACCTCACCGTTTTTTTACACCCGAGTAAAAGGCGATATGGAAGAAGACCTGAAACAAATTGGTTTCACTTCGCTGCATATTCTTCGTCCCTCCATCATTGATGGGCCTAGACAAGAAAACCGCCCCATGGAAAAATTTGGTTTGGCATTTACCAAACTCATGCATCCGTTGATGCTTGGTTCGCTTCAACATTACAAAGCCATCAAGGCCACTACCATTGCCGATGGATTGCTGCATACAGTGCTGCAACACCGCCCCGGACAGTTCACGTACCTCTCTGCCGATATTCCGAAAATTTCTTAG
- the dnaA gene encoding chromosomal replication initiator protein DnaA gives MTKTCEIVWQNCLEIIKDIVDWQHFKTWFEPITPVSLNNKVLTIQVPSQFFYEYIEEHYVNLLAKTLKRELGKEARLEYRIMVDSGNSSHQPQTVDLPTNNIKLYNNNVMDFPLVTTNPVKNPFVIPGLKKIQIDPQLNPTYTFESFIEGDCNRVARRAGKTVADKPGANSFNPLVIYGGVGLGKTHLAQAIGNEVKKQHPNKVVLYVSSEKFINQFQDHSRNNAINDFIHFYQLIDILIIDDVQFFARAEKSQDAFFAIFNHLHQSGKQLVLTSDKAPKDLDGLQERLLSRFRWGLSADLQMPDYETRIEILERKMKNDGLDMPREVVKYLAYNINTNIRELEGALISLLAQSSLNKREIDLELAKKVLRNHIKTSSKEITIENIQKMVCEYFDVPYEKLQQKTRKREIVQARQITMYLAKAFTKNSLKTIGEHFGGRDHTTVIHSCQTVKDLMDTDSVFKENVLELTQKVQLAAL, from the coding sequence ATGACGAAGACTTGCGAAATAGTTTGGCAAAATTGTCTGGAAATAATTAAGGACATCGTTGATTGGCAACATTTCAAAACCTGGTTCGAACCCATCACTCCCGTTTCACTCAACAATAAAGTATTGACCATTCAGGTACCCAGTCAGTTCTTTTATGAATACATTGAAGAACACTACGTAAACCTGCTGGCAAAAACACTCAAACGTGAACTAGGAAAAGAAGCACGTTTGGAATACCGCATCATGGTAGACAGTGGCAACAGCTCACATCAGCCACAAACGGTAGACCTGCCGACCAACAACATCAAATTGTACAATAACAATGTAATGGACTTCCCACTGGTGACGACAAATCCTGTAAAGAATCCATTCGTGATTCCCGGCCTCAAAAAGATTCAGATTGATCCACAACTGAATCCTACTTACACCTTCGAAAGTTTTATTGAAGGCGATTGTAACCGTGTGGCTCGTCGTGCCGGCAAAACCGTAGCCGACAAGCCCGGCGCCAACTCATTCAACCCACTCGTTATTTATGGTGGCGTTGGTTTGGGTAAAACGCATTTGGCACAGGCCATTGGCAACGAAGTGAAAAAGCAACACCCTAATAAAGTGGTGTTGTATGTAAGCAGCGAAAAGTTTATCAACCAGTTTCAGGATCATAGCCGTAACAACGCTATCAACGACTTCATTCATTTTTATCAACTCATCGATATCCTGATTATTGACGACGTGCAGTTTTTTGCCCGTGCCGAAAAATCACAGGACGCCTTTTTTGCCATCTTCAACCACCTGCACCAGAGTGGCAAGCAGCTGGTACTTACATCAGACAAAGCCCCCAAAGACCTCGATGGTTTGCAGGAGCGTTTGCTCAGCCGTTTCCGTTGGGGCCTCAGTGCCGATTTGCAAATGCCGGACTACGAAACCCGCATTGAAATTCTGGAACGCAAAATGAAAAACGATGGCCTTGACATGCCACGTGAAGTAGTGAAGTATCTCGCCTATAATATCAATACCAACATTCGTGAACTGGAAGGTGCTTTGATTAGTCTGTTGGCTCAATCATCGCTCAACAAACGCGAAATTGATTTGGAACTGGCGAAGAAAGTATTGCGCAACCACATCAAAACCAGCAGCAAAGAAATTACCATCGAAAACATTCAGAAGATGGTATGCGAATACTTTGATGTGCCATACGAAAAACTGCAGCAAAAAACCCGGAAGCGGGAAATTGTGCAGGCTCGTCAGATTACCATGTATCTCGCCAAAGCTTTTACCAAAAACTCACTCAAAACCATTGGTGAGCATTTTGGTGGCCGCGACCATACTACTGTTATTCATAGCTGCCAAACTGTGAAAGACCTGATGGACACCGACAGCGTTTTCAAAGAAAACGTACTCGAATTGACGCAGAAAGTGCAACTGGCTGCATTGTAA
- a CDS encoding pseudouridine synthase: MGNFDKFSKAAVSGAKKKEAYRQEKRQAKKETAEFFKSQKQLKKKGEIPAAKVAEMAPASKGKKGAPTKAAPAVEPGKEAVATKAGKPVVAGKKGAPAPTEAQMPLNKYLAHGGICSRRDAAILVKEGKVKVNGKVVLEPSYKVQEEDIIIANGKKVQRVKNLVYILLNKPKDFITTASDDKGRKTVMDIIKTATTERVYPVGRLDRNTTGVMLLTNDGDLAQQLTHPKFEIKKIYEAKLDKPMVKADLDQLVQGITLEDGFIAADAAAYADPSDKSVVGVEIHSGRNRIVRRMFEHLGYDVKNLDRVMFANLTKKNVDRGKWRYLNEKEVRLLKYFQKSKK; this comes from the coding sequence ATGGGCAATTTTGACAAGTTTTCGAAGGCCGCTGTGTCTGGCGCCAAAAAGAAAGAAGCTTACCGGCAAGAAAAGCGACAGGCCAAAAAAGAAACGGCTGAGTTTTTTAAATCGCAAAAGCAGCTGAAGAAGAAAGGTGAAATACCTGCAGCCAAAGTGGCTGAAATGGCGCCTGCCAGCAAGGGTAAAAAAGGCGCCCCAACAAAAGCTGCCCCGGCGGTTGAACCCGGCAAAGAAGCCGTTGCTACCAAAGCAGGCAAGCCTGTAGTAGCTGGCAAAAAAGGCGCCCCGGCTCCTACCGAAGCGCAAATGCCGCTCAATAAATACCTGGCACATGGTGGCATTTGCAGCCGCCGCGATGCCGCCATTTTAGTAAAAGAAGGCAAAGTGAAAGTAAATGGCAAAGTGGTGCTGGAGCCTTCGTACAAAGTGCAGGAAGAAGACATCATTATTGCCAATGGCAAGAAGGTACAGCGGGTAAAAAACCTGGTGTACATATTGCTCAACAAACCCAAAGATTTCATTACCACTGCCAGCGATGATAAGGGCCGCAAAACAGTGATGGACATTATTAAAACAGCCACTACGGAAAGAGTATATCCCGTTGGCCGGCTGGATAGAAACACTACCGGTGTAATGCTGCTCACCAACGATGGCGATCTGGCGCAGCAGCTTACCCACCCCAAGTTTGAAATCAAAAAAATATACGAAGCCAAGCTGGACAAGCCCATGGTAAAAGCCGACCTCGACCAACTGGTACAGGGCATTACCCTGGAAGATGGCTTTATTGCAGCAGATGCTGCAGCCTACGCCGACCCATCAGACAAATCGGTGGTGGGTGTAGAAATACACAGTGGCCGCAACCGCATTGTACGCCGCATGTTTGAGCACCTCGGCTACGATGTCAAAAACCTCGACCGGGTGATGTTTGCCAACCTCACCAAGAAAAATGTAGACCGCGGCAAATGGCGCTACCTCAACGAAAAGGAAGTTCGCTTGTTGAAGTATTTTCAAAAGAGTAAAAAATGA
- a CDS encoding glutamate--tRNA ligase family protein — protein sequence MTFRSRIAPTPSGFLHEGNITAFLYTWLLTQKANGELLLRIDDLDNERFREVYLNYIFEALQVAGISYQIGPTNAHEFHTQWSQQLRLPMYEMYLQQLWQTGHLYACTCSRQQIAKHQCNCFQQKLPHHTPQAAWRLHLPDNTNIQWHDEALGNVSIYLNEVQHAPIVKRSNGLPAYHIASVADDVHFGINCIVRGEDLLSSTALQLHMASLLQLDAFLQCRFLHHPLMLSETGEKISKSAGNASLQLQPPFPDVQRCLKQIVQWFPQQFDRASTATTASALLRLMA from the coding sequence GTGACATTTCGCAGCAGAATAGCACCCACACCCAGTGGCTTCTTACACGAAGGCAATATCACTGCGTTTTTGTACACCTGGCTGCTGACACAAAAAGCCAATGGCGAACTCCTGCTCCGCATTGATGATCTCGACAATGAACGATTTCGGGAAGTGTATCTCAACTACATTTTTGAGGCATTACAAGTAGCAGGTATCAGCTATCAAATAGGGCCGACAAATGCGCATGAATTTCACACTCAATGGTCGCAACAGCTGCGCCTGCCGATGTACGAAATGTACCTGCAACAACTGTGGCAAACCGGCCATTTATATGCCTGCACTTGCAGCCGGCAACAAATAGCAAAACATCAGTGCAACTGCTTTCAACAAAAACTACCGCATCATACACCCCAAGCTGCATGGCGATTGCACTTACCCGACAATACCAATATTCAATGGCATGATGAAGCGTTGGGCAATGTTAGTATATACCTGAACGAAGTGCAGCATGCACCCATAGTGAAACGCAGCAATGGACTGCCCGCCTATCACATTGCATCCGTAGCCGACGATGTGCATTTCGGCATCAACTGCATTGTACGGGGTGAAGATTTATTATCGTCTACTGCTTTGCAATTGCACATGGCATCGCTGCTACAATTGGATGCATTTCTACAATGTCGTTTTCTTCATCACCCATTGATGCTGAGTGAAACGGGTGAAAAGATCTCGAAATCTGCAGGCAATGCCAGTTTGCAACTACAGCCTCCTTTTCCTGATGTACAACGCTGCTTGAAGCAAATAGTACAATGGTTTCCGCAACAGTTTGACCGGGCGTCAACTGCAACTACTGCATCAGCATTACTAAGACTTATGGCATAA
- a CDS encoding ABC transporter permease, with product MNKTWLIIKREYLTRVSKKTFVLSTFLTPLLLAGIIAAVIFMTVKNVQQEKIAVADKNGLLKEFLEPGEQLKFEFLADADTSLLSKGYSAVLLAPGNGMNSTAERFEIYTKKNLSVITEGSIRRRLNDAIETRMVTQQGGMSKAAYDSIRSQAKEVGFDNKVLDGGSEVKAGNKRHGV from the coding sequence ATGAATAAAACCTGGTTAATCATCAAACGGGAATACCTGACCAGGGTATCCAAAAAAACTTTTGTCCTCAGTACTTTTCTAACGCCACTCTTGTTGGCTGGCATCATTGCCGCTGTCATTTTTATGACAGTAAAAAATGTGCAGCAAGAAAAAATTGCAGTGGCTGATAAGAACGGTTTGCTCAAAGAATTTCTGGAACCCGGCGAACAACTCAAGTTTGAGTTTTTGGCCGATGCAGATACGTCTTTATTGTCGAAAGGTTATTCTGCTGTGCTGTTGGCGCCGGGCAACGGCATGAACAGCACTGCGGAACGTTTCGAAATTTACACCAAGAAAAACCTGAGCGTTATTACTGAAGGCAGCATTCGCCGCCGGCTGAACGATGCCATTGAAACCCGCATGGTGACGCAGCAGGGCGGAATGAGCAAAGCAGCTTACGATTCTATCCGCAGCCAGGCCAAAGAAGTAGGCTTCGACAACAAAGTGCTCGATGGCGGCAGCGAAGTAAAAGCCGGTAACAAGCGGCATGGCGTATAA